A single window of Salvia splendens isolate huo1 chromosome 6, SspV2, whole genome shotgun sequence DNA harbors:
- the LOC121808337 gene encoding protein BASIC PENTACYSTEINE6-like, with the protein MDNSGHHENGRHKAPQQGQWLMHHQPSMKQIMAIMTERDAAIQEKNLAISEKKAALAERDMAIMQRDAAIAERNNAIMERDSAIATLQYRENAINNNGNISPCPPGCQIPRGVKHMHHPQHQHVHHQPHMVEAPYTSREIQIPDAVPVSPEPAKPSRTKRVKEAKQAAPARKAPKPTKKIKQEEDDFTKSEWKDQDLGLNQVAFDESTMPVPVCSCTGVLRPCYKWGNGGWQSPCCTTNLSMYPLPAVPNKRHARVGGRKMSGSAFNKLLGRLAAEGIDLSNPVDLKEHWAKHGTNRYITIK; encoded by the exons ATGGACAATAGTGGGCACCACGAAAATGGAAGGCATAAAGCACCTCAGCAGGGCCAG TGGTTGATGCATCATCAGCCATCAATGAAGCAGATAATGGCCATTATGACTGAAAGAGATGCTGCAATCCAGGAAAAAAATCTTGCGATTTCTGAAAAAAAGGCGGCCTTAGCAGAGAGGGACATGGCTATTATGCAGAGGGATGCAGCGATAGCTGAACGAAATAATGCCATAATGGAACGAGACAGCGCTATTGCTACTCTTCAGTATCGAGAAAATGCCATCAACAACAACGGCAATATATCCCCTTGTCCGCCCGGATGCCAAATTCCCCGCGGAGTGAAACATATGCATCATCCTCAGCATCAGCACGTACATCACCAACCTCACATGGTTGAAGCCCCGTACACGAGCAGGGAAATCCAGATACCCGATGCGGTTCCAGTTTCTCCAGAGCCTGCAAAGCCCAGTCGTACAAAACGTGTTAAGGAGGCGAAACAAGCTGCACCTGCAAGGAAGGCTCCAAAGCCAACGAAAAAAATTAAACAGGAAGAGGATGATTTCACTAAATCTGAGTGGAAGGATCAAGATCTTGGTTTGAACCAGGTTGCCTTTGATGAGTCGACCATGCCCGTGCCAGTCTGTTCATGCACTGGGGTCCTAAGGCCGTGCTACAAATGGGGCAACGGTGGGTGGCAGTCACCCTGCTGCACAACCAATTTGTCGATGTATCCACTCCCAGCTGTGCCTAACAAGCGACACGCCCGAGTTGGTGGCAGGAAGATGAGTGGAAGTGCGTTCAACAAGCTACTTGGTCGACTTGCTGCTGAGGGGATTGATCTTTCCAACCCGGTTGATCTCAAAGAACACTGGGCAAAGCACGGGACAAACCGCTACATCACCATCAAGTAA